The following coding sequences lie in one Apium graveolens cultivar Ventura chromosome 1, ASM990537v1, whole genome shotgun sequence genomic window:
- the LOC141712171 gene encoding uncharacterized protein LOC141712171, which yields MWLVNNQTEGKLKHGAVQEVENMFNVSRRTINTIWSTARRQKAASEPYNMSTKGHNSGRKRIQVQYNAITEINMGDIACIRDLAVQLKASSTTINRIINRGLIKPHTNPLHLALKEANLFQRVEWVLNLLMGDTPTTKRQYYPMYNFIHIDEKWFYLSKKSQRVYLERNEKGKYRAAKSSKFIPKVMFTSVVARPRFNTENECTFDGKIGIFPFTYQEPAKRASKYRAKGIVITKIVESVGKKETRNMLINDIIPAIMQKSPTSEGHKTIYIQQGHTYVKKT from the coding sequence ATGTGGCTTGTGAACAACCAGACGGAGGGGAAACTGAAGCATGGTGCAGTTCAAGAAGTGGAAAATATGTTCAATGTATCAAGGAGAACAATCAACACAATATGGAGCACTGCAAGGAGGCAAAAGGCAGCAAGTGAGCCATACAACATGTCAACAAAGGGTCATAACTCAGGGAGAAAAAGAATACAAGTGCAATATAATGCAATAACTGAGATAAACATGGGGGACATAGCATGCATAAGAGACTTGGCAGTACAACTTAAAGCATCTTCAACtacaataaacagaatcataaataGGGGACTCATTAAACCTCACACAAACCCTTTACATTTGGCTTTGAAAGAGGCAAATCTATTTCAAAGGGTTGAATGGGTTCTAAACTTGCTAATGGGAGACACACCAACAACAAAGAGACAATATTATCCCATGTACAACTTCATACACATTGATGAGAAGTGGTTTTATCTAAGCAAAAAATCACAGAGGGTTTACCTGGAAAGAAATGAAAAAGGAAAGTACAGGGCCGCCAAGTCAAGCAAATTCATACCTAAAGTTATGTTCACATCAGTTGTAGCTAGACCAAGATTCAATACAGAAAATGAGTGTACCTTTGATGGGAAGATAGGCATCTTCCCATTCACTTACCAAGAACCAGCCAAGAGGGCATCCAAATACAGAGCAAAGGGGATAGTTATCACCAAGATAGTTGAATCAGTGGGGAAAAAGGAAACAAGAAACATGTTAATCAATGATATAATACCAGCAATCATGCAGAAATCGCCAACAAGTGAAGGTCATAAAACTATATACATACAGCAAGGACACACATATGTCAAGAAGACCTAG
- the LOC141672131 gene encoding high affinity nitrate transporter 2.5-like produces the protein MEKAQLEVERENKGPFSIPVDSEHKATKLRIFSVAAPHMRAFHLSYISFFACFVSTFAAPPLIPVIRDNLNLTSTDIGNAGIAAVSGAVFARIMMGTLCDLFGPRVASATLMLLTTPAVYCSAMANSPASFIVVRFLIGFSIATFVSTQYWMSSMFSAPVVGTANGLTGGWGNLGGGATQIIMPYVFTIIHQIGATKFTAWRIAFFIPALFQTLSAYSVFFLGQDLPDGNFSRLEKSGDKHKDKFSKVLYQAITNYRGWILALTYGYCFGVELTVDNIIAQYFYDRFQVNLHTAGIIAASFGLANIFSRPLGGYISDVMAARFGMRGRLWTLFVFQILGGLFCVLLGRLGSLSASITVMLVFSVFVQASCGLTYGVVPFVSRRSLGMISGLIGGGGSAGAVLTQVIFFRGSRFKTETGITLMGIMIICCTLPILLLYFPQWGGLFWGPSSKGITEENYYMSEWTEEEQEKGYHRASLKFAENSKGERGKRVSSASAPSKGTAE, from the exons ATGGAGAAAGCTCAGTTAGAAGTCGAAAGAGAAAACAAGGGACCGTTTTCTATTCCTGTGGATTCGGAGCATAAGGCGACTAAGCTGAGAATATTCTCCGTTGCAGCTCCTCACATGAGAGCATTCCATCTATCTTATATTTCCTTCTTTGCTTGTTTTGTATCAACCTTTGCTGCTCCACCACTTATACCTGTTATTCGCGATAACCTTAACTTGACATCAACAGACATCGGGAATGCAGGGATTGCAGCTGTATCCGGAGCAGTTTTTGCAAGAATTATGATGGGAACTTTATGCGACTTGTTTGGACCCCGTGTTGCTTCAGCAACACTTATGCTCCTTACAACACCAGCAGTTTACTGCAGTGCAATGGCTAACTCCCCGGCCTCGTTCATAGTTGTACGCTTTCTCATTGGCTTTTCGATTGCCACTTTTGTGTCAACTCAATACTGGATGAGCTCAATGTTTTCTGCTCCCGTCGTTGGCACTGCTAATGGCTTAACTGGAGGCTGGGGAAACCTTGGTGGTGGGGCAACTCAGATCATAATGCCATATGTGTTTACAATTATTCACCAGATTGGTGCAACTAAATTCACAGCATGGAGAATTGCTTTCTTCATTCCAGCCTTGTTCCAAACCTTGTCCGCCTATTCGGTCTTTTTCTTAGGACAAGACTTGCCTGACGGCAACTTCTCACGACTTGAGAAATCCGGGGATAAGCACAAAGATAAATTCTCAAAAGTGCTCTACCAGGCAATCACAAATTACAGAGGATGGATCTTAGCACTAACTTACGGGTATTGTTTCGGGGTTGAGCTGACAGTGGACAATATAATTGCACAGTATTTTTATGATAGATTCCAGGTTAACCTTCACACTGCAGGAATCATTGCAGCAAGTTTTGGGTTAGCAAACATATTTTCAAGGCCATTAGGAGGTTACATCTCAGATGTCATGGCAGCAAGGTTCGGGATGAGAGGTCGACTATGGACCCTGTTTGTTTTTCAAATTCTTGGAGGCCTCTTTTGTGTTCTCTTGGGAAGATTGGGATCTTTAAGTGCCTCCATAACTGTGATGCTTGTATTCTCTGTATTTGTTCAAGCTTCATGCGGTCTAACATATGGAGTAGTTCCTTTCGTTTCAAGAAG GTCACTTGGCATGATATCAGGGTTGATCGGAGGAGGGGGAAGTGCAGGTGCAGTTTTGACACAAGTAATCTTCTTCAGAGGATCAAGATTCAAAACTGAGACAGGTATAACTCTCATGGGCATCATGATTATATGCTGCACTCTTCCAATACTGCTTCTATATTTTCCACAATGGGGAGGTTTGTTTTGGGGTCCGTCATCTAAAGGTATTACGGAAGAGAACTACTACATGTCTGAATGGACCGAAGAGGAACAAGAGAAAGGTTATCACAGAGCAAGCTTAAAATTTGCAGAGAATAGCAAAGGTGAAAGAGGTAAGAGGGTGAGTTCTGCTTCGGCGCCTTCAAAGGGAACTGCAGAATGA